One window from the genome of Gambusia affinis linkage group LG14, SWU_Gaff_1.0, whole genome shotgun sequence encodes:
- the neu1 gene encoding sialidase-1: MESGSCTSAPFLLLSALLSGCLCAYSPAQLDPLVFEEQLLWVSGAQGQVNTYRIPLITFTPQGSLLAIAEGRKSSSSDVGAKFIAVRRSTDKGNTWSPTAFIVDDGSFPDGLNLGSVVVDEEAGSVILIYSICFHLYHCKPASTMMVESWDDGLSWSRPKNLSEQLGVKAFAPGPGFGIQKRLDPAKGRLVVCGHGTIEGDGVFCILSDDHGETWRNGAALKSIPYNQPKKAQDFNPDECQPVELMDGSIMINVRNQNNYHCRCRMVVRSLDGGLTLPTEELFFDTALIDPAVAAGALQKDGVLYFTNPSSDQKRINMTLRWSLTNGKTWENKAVQIWPGPSGYSCLTSLNGDSVEDQKYIFVVYEKGHKEIVETISFVKIHLYGGR, translated from the exons ATGGAATCCGGAAGTTGTACTTCTGCTCCGTTCTTACTGCTCAGTGCGCTGCTCTCTGGATGTCTTTGTGCTTACAGCCCTGCGCAG CTTGATCCTCTGGTGTTTGAGGAGCAGCTGCTGTGGGTGAGCGGCGCCCAGGGTCAAGTGAACACCTACAGAATCCCGCTCATCACTTTTACTCCCCAAGGAAGCCTGCTGGCCATCGCCGAGGGCAGGAAGTCGTCGTCCAGTGACGTAGGAGCAAAGTTTATCGCAGTGAGGCGATCCACTGACAAAG GAAACACCTGGTCTCCGACCGCCTTCATAGTAGACGACGGCAGCTTTCCGGATGGCTTGAACCTGGGCTCCGTGGTTGTGGACGAAGAGGCCGGTTCGGTGATTCTGATCTACAGCATCTGCTTCCACCTGTACCACTGCAAGCCAGCTAGCACCATGATGGTGGAGAGTTGGGACGATGGCCTGAGCTGGAGCCGACCCAAAAACCTCTCGGAACAGCTGGGAGTGAAGGCCTTCGCTCCTGGGCCAGGATTCGGCATCCAG AAGCGCCTTGATCCTGCAAAGGGGCGGTTGGTTGTGTGTGGCCATGGGACGATTGAGGGGGATGGAGTGTTTTGCATCCTGAGCGACGATCATGGAGAAACGTGGCGCAACGGAGCAGCCCTCAAGAGCATCCCTTACAACCAACCGAAGAAAGCTCAGGACTTCAATCCTGATGAGTGCCAG CCGGTTGAGTTGATGGACGGCAGCATCATGATCAACGTCCGGAACCAGAACAACTACCACTGCCGCTGCCGCATGGTGGTGCGCAGTTTGGACGGAGGCCTGACTCTCCCCACAGAGGAGCTGTTCTTCGACACCGCGTTGATTGATCCCGCAGTCGCGGCTGGAGCTCTGCAGAAAGACGGAGTGCTCTACTTCACCAACCCGTCCAGCGACCAAAAGA GAATAAACATGACGCTACGATGGTCTCTAACGAACGGAAAAACCTGGGAGAACAAAGCCGTACAGATCTGGCCGGGGCCGAGCGGCTACTCTTGCCTTACATCTCTGAACGGTGACTCTGTAGAAGATCAGAAATACATCTTCGTCGTTTATGAGAAGGGCCACAAGGAAATCGTTGAGACCATTTCATTTGTGAAGATTCATCTGTACGGCGGCCGGTAG